The DNA sequence CCGCACCATAGCAACGATCGGCCTGATGGTCGCCTTGACCGTTGTCCTCACCCGTTTTGCCAGTATTCGTATCTCCGTCGGCGGTACGGAAGGTATCCGAATCGGATTCGGGGCGTTCCCCACGATTCTGGCAGGACTGATGATGGGGCCTCTGGCTGGAGCCGCCGTCGGAGCTCTGGGAGATGTT is a window from the Dethiosulfovibrio peptidovorans genome containing:
- a CDS encoding ECF transporter S component, giving the protein MKYSTRTIATIGLMVALTVVLTRFASIRISVGGTEGIRIGFGAFPTILAGLMMGPLAGAAVGALGDV